GAAATCCCCTGATCAAGAATTTCTTGAATGCCCTGCAGGCGGGACTGCGAATCCGACAACTGGCCTTCCAGGGCCTTGACCTGGGCCTTGGCCTGATGCAGATCATTTTCAGTGGAAATCCTCTGATATCGTTCCTGCTGCAGGGTTTCGTGCATTTTACTTGTGGTAACGTTGGCGCTGACCGCGAGAACACACCCCAAAATCGCGACCGCCACCGCAACTGCCAGAGATCGGTTTTTCACAGGACTCCCTCCGTTTAAAAAATAGACCGAATTATTGACCGGCTTCCGCCGCCTTTTCCTTGCTCACAGGCGGCAGGATCACGATCTCGACGCGCCTGTTCTGCTGTCGCCCCTCCCGTGCGTCGTTAGACGTCACAGGGCGGTGCTCGCCGTAGCCGATCGCAGAAAGGCGGGCGGGATCCGTGCCGTGATTATCCTCAATATAATGCAATACACTCAGGGCCCGGGCAGCCGACAGCTCCCAGTTCGACTTCCACCCCGAATGCTTGATAGGCTGGTTGTCCGTATGCCCCTCAATGCCGACATTCAGGTCCCGGACCGTTGTGTTCAAAACCGGGGCGACCTTGTCCAGCTTCTCCTTGGCTTCGGAGCGGAGCTTGTCCTTGCCGGAATCAAACAAGACCTCGGCCACAAACGTGATGACAAGGCCTCGGTCCTGCATCTCAACCTTGACTTCCTTATCGCCGATTTCCCTCTTGAGGCGCTCTTCAAGCTCTCTCTTGGCTCTTTCCAGATCGGAGAGCTCGCTCTTAAGCTGGTTGATCTTCTCAATGTCCGTGCGGCGGCCTTTTTGAAAAATGAGCGTGCATCCTGACAAAGAAAGCGCCGTCGCGGCAATCAAAAAACATTGGGCGAAAATTGCAAATTTGTTACGCATATCTGTTCCTCCCGTTAAACGTTGCACTGGATTTTCCAAAAGGCCACAAAAACCTATTAATTTCAGTCTGTGAAATGGTTTAAAATTTTTTCCGATTATACTTAGTCAAAGTATCATACGGGTTATTCAAAGTCAAGCAAATTTCCGGATAATCATAACAATTTCAACGGGATACAACCGCCCCGCAACTCTACAAATCCGGTCAATTATGTTCACGCCCGATCAACGGACAACCATTTCGTCCCGCTTGGAGCCAGTAGAGACATATTTGATTCCCACCTTCAAAATCTGCTCCAGGCGCTTGATATATTTCCGGGCATTGGGCGGAAGCGCCGCAAACCGGCAAACCCCCCGGGTGGAGCTTTGCCAGCCCTTCAGCTCTTCGTAAACCGGCGTGGCCTCGGACAGGGCCTCAAAGTCCATCGGAAAGTCATGGTGGACCTTCCCTCCATATTGATAACCCGTGCAGATCTTGATGGCCGGGAGATCGTCCAGGACGTCCAGTTTCATGATCGCCAGCTCGGAAAAACCGTTGATGACCGCGGCATACCGGACCATCACGGCGTCGAACCACCCGCAGCGGCGGGGGCGGCCCGTGGTGGCGCCGAATTCATGGCCCTTGGTGCGGATGTCGTGCTCCATCGCCGATGAAAACTCCGTCGGGAAAGGCCCCTCTCCCACACGCGTGGTATACGCCTTTACGGCGGCGACCACCTTGTGGATCCGAGCCGGAGGAACGCCGCTTCCGACACAGGCGCCGCCCACGACCGTGTTGGACGACGTCACGAACGGGTAGGTCCCGAAATCGATGTCCAGGAAGGTCCCCTGGGCCCCTTCAAAAAGGACCTTCTTTTTCTTTTCGATCTGGGCGTTGACATAAAGCGCCGTGTCGCACACGAATCCGCGGATCCTCTCCCCATACTCCAGATATTCGTTATACACATCCCCGAACGGGAAATTGGAATGCCCGTAAACCTTCTCAAAGACCTCGTTCTTTTCAACAAGATTGTCCTCCAGCTTGGCCTTCAGGATGCGGGGGTTCAGCAGGTCGATGACGCGGATGCCGCAGCGGGCCACCTTGTCGGCGTAACACGGGCCTATGCCGCGGCCGGTCGTGCCGATCTTGTTCTTGCGCTTGGATTCCCGCAACCCGTCCAGGATCCGGTGATACGGCATGACCACGTGGGCATGCCCGGAGATCTTCAACTGCTTCGGGGTCGGACGGATATTGCGCTTTTCCAGGGCCTGGAGCTCGGCCAGCAGGGCCTTGGGATCAATGACAACGCCGTTCCCGATGACGCAGACTTTGTCCTTGTGCAAAATCGCCGACGGCAGCAGGTGAAAAACATATTCATTTTTCCCAACGACAACCGTGTGCCCGGCGTTATTCCCGCCCTGGTACCGGACAATGACATCCATGTCCTTGCACAAAAAATCGATCAGTTTCCCTTTGCCCTCATCCCCCCACTGGGCCCCAACAACGGCAATGTTCATGGACATCTCCCTCACATTTCTTTCAAAATATAATAA
This sequence is a window from Candidatus Omnitrophota bacterium. Protein-coding genes within it:
- a CDS encoding flagellar motor protein MotB, whose translation is MRNKFAIFAQCFLIAATALSLSGCTLIFQKGRRTDIEKINQLKSELSDLERAKRELEERLKREIGDKEVKVEMQDRGLVITFVAEVLFDSGKDKLRSEAKEKLDKVAPVLNTTVRDLNVGIEGHTDNQPIKHSGWKSNWELSAARALSVLHYIEDNHGTDPARLSAIGYGEHRPVTSNDAREGRQQNRRVEIVILPPVSKEKAAEAGQ
- a CDS encoding adenylosuccinate synthase yields the protein MNIAVVGAQWGDEGKGKLIDFLCKDMDVIVRYQGGNNAGHTVVVGKNEYVFHLLPSAILHKDKVCVIGNGVVIDPKALLAELQALEKRNIRPTPKQLKISGHAHVVMPYHRILDGLRESKRKNKIGTTGRGIGPCYADKVARCGIRVIDLLNPRILKAKLEDNLVEKNEVFEKVYGHSNFPFGDVYNEYLEYGERIRGFVCDTALYVNAQIEKKKKVLFEGAQGTFLDIDFGTYPFVTSSNTVVGGACVGSGVPPARIHKVVAAVKAYTTRVGEGPFPTEFSSAMEHDIRTKGHEFGATTGRPRRCGWFDAVMVRYAAVINGFSELAIMKLDVLDDLPAIKICTGYQYGGKVHHDFPMDFEALSEATPVYEELKGWQSSTRGVCRFAALPPNARKYIKRLEQILKVGIKYVSTGSKRDEMVVR